The Deltaproteobacteria bacterium genome has a segment encoding these proteins:
- a CDS encoding HipA domain-containing protein, whose product MARKESSSNKEQKSLLPHLTSYFAGNYKKYEGKLGDLSYILKFSKAEYPELAPVEYVCNKIANSCGIPTPKPFTLIEMTDNELAFVSKNFMHAMKTHSTLVHIYRYLDGGAENYNVEMLSKTIYRETNSPQDVSTFFKVLLFDSLIGNHDRHGNNLALLETAKGKSLTPVYDNPSYLGLESGSMLSAHFSPKGKIWTKDSKEPWMMEYLEEINRLGALEIAEDFFGKLPIARIRSTINEAVCLSDPMKKALLKLINERYLELKKYVENRRN is encoded by the coding sequence TTGGCCAGGAAGGAATCAAGCAGCAACAAGGAACAAAAGAGCTTATTGCCTCATCTAACCTCTTATTTTGCCGGCAATTATAAGAAGTACGAAGGAAAGCTGGGAGATTTAAGCTACATCTTGAAATTTTCAAAGGCCGAGTATCCCGAGTTGGCACCTGTAGAATACGTCTGCAATAAAATTGCGAACTCATGCGGCATTCCCACTCCAAAGCCTTTTACTCTTATTGAAATGACGGACAATGAGTTGGCCTTCGTCTCAAAAAATTTCATGCACGCCATGAAAACCCATTCCACCTTAGTGCATATCTACCGTTATCTAGACGGTGGAGCGGAAAATTATAATGTCGAAATGCTCAGTAAAACTATCTACCGAGAAACTAATTCACCTCAGGATGTATCTACTTTTTTCAAAGTGCTTTTGTTTGATTCATTAATAGGCAATCACGATCGACACGGAAACAATCTGGCGCTCCTTGAAACGGCAAAAGGAAAATCTTTAACACCTGTTTATGACAATCCCTCCTACCTCGGATTGGAATCAGGCTCGATGTTAAGCGCTCATTTTTCGCCAAAAGGCAAAATATGGACAAAGGATTCCAAAGAACCGTGGATGATGGAATATTTAGAGGAAATAAACCGATTAGGCGCGCTTGAAATAGCAGAAGACTTTTTTGGAAAACTCCCTATTGCAAGGATCCGGTCAACTATTAATGAAGCCGTTTGTCTTTCGGATCCCATGAAAAAAGCCCTGCTCAAGCTCATTAATGAGAGATACCTGGAGCTTAAAAAATATGTCGAAAATAGAAGAAATTAA
- a CDS encoding HipA N-terminal domain-containing protein, whose product MSKIEEINIYSQTQTTRTFVGKLWREGKKYFFEYGKSYKKLRNALALGPELPLWKGRVSSNTLFPAFSDRIPSKNNPAYKDYCREWGISENEKDVFVLLTTIARRGPSTFVFEAASKSEYAASQLKDFRTRLGLTQSDFEALFNISHMTLSRLEAGKSKNDFYIRYFELFDEVPQALAWMLEKRGQFLHDEKRTRLLKMPHEIQR is encoded by the coding sequence ATGTCGAAAATAGAAGAAATTAATATCTACAGCCAAACACAAACAACGCGCACCTTTGTCGGCAAGCTGTGGAGAGAAGGTAAAAAATATTTTTTTGAGTACGGCAAATCTTATAAGAAATTAAGAAATGCCTTAGCCTTAGGGCCTGAGCTTCCTTTGTGGAAAGGGAGAGTCTCTTCAAATACTTTATTCCCGGCTTTTTCAGACCGCATCCCATCCAAAAATAATCCGGCCTACAAGGATTATTGCCGTGAATGGGGCATCAGCGAAAATGAGAAGGATGTTTTTGTCTTACTCACCACGATCGCGCGGAGAGGTCCTTCCACATTTGTGTTTGAGGCGGCCTCTAAAAGCGAATATGCGGCTTCCCAACTGAAAGATTTTAGAACCCGATTGGGCCTGACTCAATCCGATTTCGAAGCGCTTTTTAATATATCCCATATGACCTTGTCTCGCTTGGAAGCAGGTAAATCCAAGAATGACTTCTATATCCGATACTTTGAACTGTTCGACGAGGTGCCTCAGGCTTTAGCTTGGATGTTGGAAAAAAGAGGGCAATTCCTGCACGATGAAAAAAGAACTCGTCTGCTAAAAATGCCACATGAAATACAGAGATAA